From the Macaca nemestrina isolate mMacNem1 chromosome 7, mMacNem.hap1, whole genome shotgun sequence genome, the window TGTGGTGTTTTGTTTCTGGCGTCTTTCACGTAGCATGATGTCCTGAGATCCAGCCGCGTTGCTACGTGTGTGGGTAATTCCTTCCTTCTGTTGCAGATGGATCGTGGTTTTGGGCCATTGTGAAGAAAGCTGCAATGGACTTTActgtacaagtatctttttttgagatggcgttttgctcttgttgcccacgttggagtgcaatggcgtgatctcagctaactgcaacctctgcctcccgggttcaagcgattctcctgcctcagccttccagttagctgggcttacaggggcctgccaccattcccagctaattttgtatttttagtagagacgaggtttcaccacgttagccaggctggtctcaaactcctgacctcaggtgatccgcccaccacagcctcccacagtgctgggattacaggtgtgagccaccgtgcccagcctattgtacaagtctttcacccTGTTTTTGTAATTCTACTGGATACCACGCTTGGCGTCGGGTTCCAACTTAACAAAAAGTCATGGAGGTGTTAGGTGTTCAAATTCTCTCTTCCTTATTTTATAAGGTACCTGGAAGGGGAAACTGGCCTGATGCTCTCATGGTCTCCATTTGGATAGTGAATTTCCTTTGCTAACACTAATAAAAACACCAAGAAGAAGGGCATTCATGTTTATTCTCTTCCTCCCCAAGGCCTCTGGAGGAGCCTAAGGTGATCTCCGCCTTCTCTGGAAAGCAGGCTGGGAAGCATGTGGTGCATATCGCTTGCGGGAGCACTTACAGCGCGGCCATCACTGCGGAGGGGGAGCTGTACACCGGGAGCCGCGGGAACTACGGCCGGCTGGGCCACGGTGCGTCTGCCCTGCATGAGTGGGAGCATGCAGCAGGAGGTGGCCTCTCACAGGACTTAGGAACAGCCGTCCTATCTGTTTGAAGGCTCCAGTGAGGACGAGGCCATTCCAATGCTGGTAGCTGGGCTTAAAGGACTGAAGGTCATGTCATCGATGTGGCGTGTGGGAGTGGGGACGCTCACACCCTGGCTGTCACTGAGAACGGTACATAGAGCTCTCGCCACCCAGGACCGGGCCTCGAGGACACGCTTGGCAGCTTCCCTGGAGGAAGTGAGATGAGCACAGTGGGCCTTACGAGGCCGCCCACCCTGTCGCCCAGTGGGTGTGGGGTCAGTGGCATTGGTGAAGAGGCCACGGTGGTTATTTATGTGTATacctatttatattattttcttccctaTGCTTGCTTTGAGTTCATTTTGCTGTTGTTTATCTAAGTAGTTGAGGTGGGAGCTTATTGATTTGACAGGGCTTGTTTGCCTGGGGCCTGTCAGCAGGTTAGCAGCTGTGTGGGCATTCCTGTgtgggcattttatttttttaagcatgAGAGTTGGGATGGAATGAATGACACTCTGAATTGTCTCTGGTTAGTATTATTACATTTCTTAATGTTCGGCCACTCTTGATTCCGTGTGGTAATCCCTGCTAAGTCTTTCCGTGTTCTGTAGTCTGACGCTGCGGTATCTGCTTGCTTTGAATTTTGCTTTTCGGTTTGTGTTCCTAACTGAGATCATCCTCATCTTTTTTCGAGGGTACATGATGAGGTTTGATGCTTAAAGTGACGTTAATTTTTTAGAAACGACTCGTCTGTCAGTATTGTGGGGGTCTGTCCTTGGCATCTTGTGTGTCTCTGGCGTTGTGGagtctttctgtgaaatcagctggGACCTGTCAGCTTGCTTTCTCTCCTGCAGAAGTTGAATGGCAGATTGATAATTGAGTGACTTTTGGGCATTTCTTAGGTCAAAGATGAAAAATCATTTCAGATACTTCCCTATATGTATAGGTCCCGCTGCCGTTGCCGGGACAGACATTGTCAGAGCCATCCTGTTTCTGCTACTGTGAGTCCTAGAGCAAAGGTGGTCTCCTCTGAAAGGCTCCTGCTCTCAAGGAGCTTTCAATTTGACATCTCGTCATTTATATCGAGTGAGTGGTAGACCTTAAAATATTTCCTGGTTAAAAGTTTTGTGAGGTCGGAGCTGTGTTAGGATTCTAGCCTGGCGTTCTTTAGTGTAGTTGCTACTTTAGGTGAAGTTTGTGATGCTACGTTGAGTAAACTGCCTTGAACAGGCTGCGGACAGTGTCTTCCTCACACTGGTGTTTCTTTGGTGCAGATCTTGTAGGGAAGTGTCCCTGCTGTGCCGTTAGTTTCTGAGGCGACAGTTACGGTAGAAGTATTCTACCCTGCAGTCTGGCCTTGGGGGACAGTGGGAAATGGCCAGGCGGGCTACATGAACAGCATAATCTTCAGCACAGCGTGTGAAAGTGCACCTCTGCTCTCTGTGTGCGGGTCTGCTGTGCTGCTTTCATTGACCACGTCATAGTGTGTCATCTCCAGTTTCCGGTTCGCTCGGGGTCGGCCTGCTTTTGCAGGTGGAGTTGTATTGGTGTGCAGGCCTGCCCACTCATTTACgcattgtctgtggctgctttcctgTGACAGTGGCACAGCTGGGTTGTTGGGACAGAAAGCCCACAGAGgctaaaaatatttaccatctgatCGTTGAGGAAAATACTTGCCTCTCTTTAGTTATTACAAAATAGAATGTGGGAACTTGTGGAACAATCTGATATcttatctgatttctttttcctgatcttttACAGTTTTCACCTTTAtgtaatttccctttttttttttggaagacagagtttcgctctgtcacccaagctggagtgcagtggtgcagtctcggctcactgcaacctccacctcctggggtcaagcaattctcatgcctcagctggATTATGGATGttcaccaccttgcctggctaatttctgtattttcagtacagacagggtttcgtcatgttgcccaggctggtctcgaactcctgggctcaagtgatctgccagcctcggcctcccagagtgctgggattacaggcgtgggccaccgtgcccagcctaacaATTCTGTTTTTTAACAATTCACTTTAAGTTTCTGCAAAGTTTTCAGCTTATTTttcacagtaaaaataaaactatttactTTTGCAATTGTATTTTATCCCTTTATGTGATATTTGATCAACTTACATAATTATGCTGATATATGCAGTTGGGAACACGTACAGTGGTACAGTTGACCAGCGGTCAGCACGGTGGCAACAGAAGCAGGCAGGCAAATGGGAGGGTGGTCCGCAAGCGTCTGCAGTGTGCCGGGCCCCAGTTACTGTGTCTCACGGAGGCAGTGGGCCTTTGGTTCTGTGAAGCAGTGAACATTGAGCCCAGGCTAGTAAGAGTCACGACTTGGTTCTTcatgtaatgaaaacaaaaagaaaactccgccttccctttctttcttgcttctaTATCAACCTCAGGTGTCACCTAGATTTCATTTGCTCAGTAGCCTCCCTTGTAGTATTAACTGTGCACATGGGTGGTCTACATTAGTGTGCGTTTTTCATTAGATTATTGTCagtcatttaacatttttcattaaaatgcacagttgttattatttaaatgcatttgtattttttaggacaAGTGTGGTCTTGGGGAGATGACGACTGTGGGAAATCGGGCAGAGGTGCTAGTGATGGCTGCAAAACCCCAAAGCTGATTGAAAAGCTTCAAGACTTGGATGTGGTCAGAGTCCGCTGTGGAAGTCAGTTTTCCATCGCTTTGACGAAAGATGACCAAGTTTATTCATGGGGAAAAGGTGACAACCAGAGACGTGGACACGGACCAGAGGGACATGTTCGTTATCCAAAACTCTTAAAAGGCTTGCGAGGTGAGTGCAAACGTAAACTGTTAAAACCCTTCAGGACGGTTTCTTTAGTAATGTTTTAAAGTTTGCAGGTTTTGTGTTCTTGACCTGACATTCCGTGAATGGACTGTCATTAGAAATTTTGACAGCCGGCTTGGTGCAGGGATTGATACTAATTGGAAAGTGGGTGTGTCTCTATTACAAATGACTTTGAATTATTCTTACCAAGTTTAATTTAAACACATTGAGTTTTACAAACATCGCCACTTTCCGTGGCAGGCACCCATTCGTCCCTCAGCAGGCTGGACTCAGGAAGGGTTCCCTCTGCGTGGTGAGGTCACCTGTACTTGTACTGCAGACACACGGAGACCGTGAGGGTGCGTTGTGCTGTGGGGCCACATTGGGAGGTGGGATTGGGTCCACCTGGGACGCTCTGATGTGAACTCGTCCTTGGTGGGGGATTCCTGCTTGCTCAGTTGCAAAGGTGTTCCGCATGCATTGTGGTTGGAGGGAACAGATGGAAGCCGAGGTGTGTAGATATGAGTGCCGGCGCCTTCAGTGTGGGCTGCGGGTGCAGGCAGAGAGGATGGGGGCCTCCGCAAGAAGACCCTGAAATTCTTCTATGGTGTTCTCACTAGGGACGTTACGCTGCAGGAAGTTGGGGTGGGGGCCATCAAAACTGTGATGGCGGAGGGATTTTTCTAAGGCAAAACTGGACTTTTCTGTGCCACTTGGCCTAGTGGTTGGCAGGTAGTCTTCATCCGAGTCGAGAACTGGGGACGGGCAGGCAAGCTGACAAGAAAgtagggaagaagggaaaaggcAGCGACAGGTACATCAGATGGACTCTTCAGGGTTCTCTCTCTCTGGGGTGGGCGGCCTTTTTCTTAAAGGGCCGGATTGTATTTGAAGCAGGCGGacgtggctgtgttccaacacCAGCGTCTTCACAGAAGCAGGCCTTGGGCTGCGCTCTGTGTGGGGGCTGTAGTTCGTTGGGTCCTGGTACTGCACACATTGTTGGTGTGTTTGCTTCTTTACCAAGTGGGTTTGGAAGTGGGACTTTTAAGTGAGACTTGCCAGTTCCTTCCTCCATGAGTTTTATTTTAACGCATGTTAGTGTCTTGATGACTGAGAGTTTTGTGTGCCCATACGGTATGTATTATGTTCTGAGCTTCTGAGATAAGTGACAAAGTAATAAGTTTCCTCTGTGTCATTGAATGGTGTTTGAATTTCATGTGCCTTCTTGTTTATATTCCCCTCCATTAGTATAGGAAAGCTACGATGGTCATTAGATATAGAAATCGTTTACTTTCAGAGTATTTAAATTACTGTTGATAAACACCTTTTGTTGTTGCTGATGTTAACTTACGGTAGGATCCTAGGATAGAATTGTTCCCCTTACTGCAGTGTGGTTTTTCAGCTGAGTTCTTTTATATGTTGACATTTCTGAGAAACACCCTTTGTGTTGGCCATGTTAGATTTACCaggaaggaaaaatagaatattttgtgTTCCTGGTAAACACAATAAGTGTTTAAatagaaacaatgttttaaatactGATATCACCTAACtctgagaaaaaaatagatttcctcTTAGGAAGCCTTCCTTAGTGAAGAGTGTGCTGTGTATTGTTATATCTGGGATGGGAGAATATGATCTAATAGTTAATTAAAAGCACCTTGTTTCTCTCTGAATGAAAATCTGaataaggaggagaaaaaagaacagatcGTTTTCATATCCCAGCATTACGATCTTTGTAGGCTGTGGGTCCTAACAAATTGTAGCTAACAAAATACAGGAGTTCTAATAACACACCCAAAGCAAATGAATTGTGCTTAATATTAAAGCAACAGATTATCCCCAAGAAGTTAATATTAAAAGCTTTCTGACCTGAATGGCCGAGTGGAAATACCTGTCTTTCTTGCAGCAGAAGTCCTAGGCTTGAAGCTGCATCTGCATCCCTCTTTCCTTGTAGGGAAGAAGGTGATTGATGCGGCTGCCGGCTCCACCCACTGCCTGGCTCTGACTGAGGACATCGAGGTCCACAGCTCGGGGAGCAACGACCAGTGCCAGCACTTTGACATCTTGCGCGTGACCAAGCCAGAACCTGCAGCATTGCCGGGACTGGACACCAAACACACAGTGGGAATTGCCTGTGGGCCTGCCCAGGTACGGAATATAGAGCTTGATTTGGTGTTTAGGAGGATTTTGGTTTCCAGTTGTTCACTACCAGTATATAGAAAATACCACTGAGTTTTGTTTGCTGTTCTTACGTCCCACGGTTgtgctaaactcatttattatGAGCTTCATTGTCGTTTCCTTGGGTTTTCTTCATGGACAATTATACTATCTGTATAGAGGGGCAgttccatttcttcctttccaatctgccTGCCTTTTATGTCTTTTCCCGgcctggttgccctggccaggacttgcGGTGTGAAGCTGAGTAGGAGAGGGGACAGTGGGCGCCCCGCCTAGTTCCGGACTGTAGGGGAATGCAGTTCAGTCTTTCACCATCAgctgtgatgttggctgtgggtgtTTATGTAGATGCCTTATTCCCAGATTAAGGCAGTTTCTTTAATTCCCCCTTttagaagcttttaaaaaatcctgaatggatgtaaaaatttgttaaatgcttttaatCATCTCAAATGAAATGGTCCTGCAGTTTTCCTTCTTTAGTGTGTTAGtatggtatattacattgatgatttttactttttttttcttaaactttttttttcttttttagacataaggtttcactatgttgcccaggctggtcttgaactcctgagctcaagtgatctacctgccttggcctcccaaagtgctgggattacaggtgtgagacaccgcaccaGCCTGATTTTTAAATACTGACCAAGCCTTGTATTACTGGGATAGGCATCACTTGGCCACAATTTACCaccctatttcttttcttttcttttctttcttttttttttttttttgagacagagtctcactctgtcacccaggctggagtgcattggtgcaatctcagctctctg encodes:
- the LOC105470215 gene encoding E3 ubiquitin-protein ligase HERC2-like isoform X1; the protein is MAGCTHRPTIVPHWPLEEPKVISAFSGKQAGKHVVHIACGSTYSAAITAEGELYTGSRGNYGRLGHGQVWSWGDDDCGKSGRGASDGCKTPKLIEKLQDLDVVRVRCGSQFSIALTKDDQVYSWGKGDNQRRGHGPEGHVRYPKLLKGLRGKKVIDAAAGSTHCLALTEDIEVHSSGSNDQCQHFDILRVTKPEPAALPGLDTKHTVGIACGPAQDIEAQKEAQKGKEVDEQEANASTFPTSRTPLDKDLVNTGICESSANGVYLWFSSYNSFLGRVSPLLPRLECSGAILTHRNLHLPGSSDSPASAS
- the LOC105470215 gene encoding E3 ubiquitin-protein ligase HERC2-like isoform X4, translated to MAGCTHRPTIVPHWPLEEPKVISAFSGKQAGKHVVHIACGSTYSAAITAEGELYTGSRGNYGRLGHGQVWSWGDDDCGKSGRGASDGCKTPKLIEKLQDLDVVRVRCGSQFSIALTKDDQVYSWGKGDNQRRGHGPEGHVRYPKLLKGLRGKKVIDAAAGSTHCLALTEDIEVHSSGSNDQCQHFDILRVTKPEPAALPGLDTKHTVGIACGPAQDIEAQKEAQKGKEVDEQEANASTFPTSRTPLDKDLVNTGICESSANGVYLWFSSYNSFLGVFSKLHRLCICVPASALCSE
- the LOC105470215 gene encoding E3 ubiquitin-protein ligase HERC2-like isoform X2, which produces MAGCTHRPTIVPHWPLEEPKVISAFSGKQAGKHVVHIACGSTYSAAITAEGELYTGSRGNYGRLGHGQVWSWGDDDCGKSGRGASDGCKTPKLIEKLQDLDVVRVRCGSQFSIALTKDDQVYSWGKGDNQRRGHGPEGHVRYPKLLKGLRGKKVIDAAAGSTHCLALTEDIEVHSSGSNDQCQHFDILRVTKPEPAALPGLDTKHTVGIACGPAQDIEAQKEAQKGKEVDEQEANASTFPTSRTPLDKDLVNTGICESSANGVYLWFSSYNSFLDVKREAQRAQGICPLSYPQQMERIQTQNS
- the LOC105470215 gene encoding E3 ubiquitin-protein ligase HERC2-like isoform X3 translates to MAGCTHRPTIVPHWPLEEPKVISAFSGKQAGKHVVHIACGSTYSAAITAEGELYTGSRGNYGRLGHGQVWSWGDDDCGKSGRGASDGCKTPKLIEKLQDLDVVRVRCGSQFSIALTKDDQVYSWGKGDNQRRGHGPEGHVRYPKLLKGLRGKKVIDAAAGSTHCLALTEDIEVHSSGSNDQCQHFDILRVTKPEPAALPGLDTKHTVGIACGPAQDIEAQKEAQKGKEVDEQEANASTFPTSRTPLDKDLVNTGICESSANGVYLWFSSYNSFLELYILLCKVIFLFETKVLVKYW
- the LOC105470215 gene encoding E3 ubiquitin-protein ligase HERC2-like isoform X5; translation: MAGCTHRPTIVPHWPLEEPKVISAFSGKQAGKHVVHIACGSTYSAAITAEGELYTGSRGNYGRLGHGQVWSWGDDDCGKSGRGASDGCKTPKLIEKLQDLDVVRVRCGSQFSIALTKDDQVYSWGKGDNQRRGHGPEGHVRYPKLLKGLRGKKVIDAAAGSTHCLALTEDIEVHSSGSNDQCQHFDILRVTKPEPAALPGLDTKHTVGIACGPAQDIEAQKEAQKGKEVDEQEANASTFPTSRTPLDKDLVNTGICESSANGVYLWFSSYNSFLVLVKYW